A stretch of the Deltaproteobacteria bacterium genome encodes the following:
- a CDS encoding methylenetetrahydrofolate reductase C-terminal domain-containing protein, whose protein sequence is MIVADRKPINEILDMVKESEKVLIVGCKGCVTVCNVGGAKEVGILASILRIARKREGRPLEVEEKTIERQCDPEYVAQLKDLVGEYDAVISMACGVGPQFLSEAYPEQRFFPAVNTTFFGGAVQHGIWAERCAGCGNCVIHYFDGMCPVARCSKSLLNGPCGGSAGGKCEISKEVDCIWDMIVRKKMEQGRLGDLLEIKPAKDWRTARDGGPRRSVREELVYE, encoded by the coding sequence ATGATAGTCGCCGATCGAAAACCGATCAATGAAATCCTCGATATGGTTAAGGAGTCTGAAAAGGTACTGATTGTGGGTTGCAAGGGATGCGTAACGGTATGCAATGTAGGGGGGGCCAAGGAGGTCGGAATTCTTGCCTCTATCCTAAGGATCGCCAGAAAACGGGAAGGACGGCCCCTGGAGGTAGAAGAGAAAACCATTGAAAGGCAATGCGACCCGGAATATGTGGCCCAACTGAAGGATCTGGTCGGCGAGTATGATGCCGTAATTTCCATGGCATGCGGGGTCGGCCCACAGTTTCTTTCGGAGGCATACCCGGAACAACGATTCTTCCCGGCCGTCAATACGACGTTTTTCGGTGGAGCCGTTCAGCACGGGATCTGGGCGGAGAGATGTGCAGGCTGTGGGAACTGCGTGATTCACTACTTTGATGGAATGTGCCCCGTGGCCCGATGCTCCAAGAGCCTTCTCAACGGGCCCTGTGGGGGCTCCGCCGGGGGCAAGTGTGAGATCTCCAAGGAAGTGGATTGTATTTGGGACATGATTGTCAGGAAAAAGATGGAGCAGGGCCGCTTGGGTGATCTGCTGGAAATCAAGCCTGCTAAGGACTGGCGCACCGCCAGGGACGGAGGCCCTCGCAGAAGTGTTAGGGAGGAACTGGTGTATGAATGA
- a CDS encoding DNA photolyase, whose amino-acid sequence MNPKGRLKQVMIGEGAEGYELTEKILYRLRGEPGIKVIRNGDPYPTGNNTTFPAQGKETLRLERFPGEMFKPCPGTIQYICCGYWILHGATNCPMDCSYCILQSYFEKSSLSVFINIENELNEICRQIENHPNRIFRVGTGEFADSLALDPLVGWTQLLTPRFSRLKNAVLEFKTKTDQIAGLLSSPYRDRIIVSWSMNSPFIVTREEGGTCSLRRRLEAAKRCQQEGYVIGFHFDPIIEHHRWRDGYKRTIEMMDKYIDPRGVIWISLGTMRYMPSLKSIIRARHPGSHVLDGEFIPGLDGKMRYLKTIRIDMYDWMKRELDQWSRDLGVYLCMESDEVWKRSLGWSVKNSEGLARYLDQRVKMFFP is encoded by the coding sequence ATGAATCCAAAGGGCCGATTAAAACAGGTCATGATAGGGGAGGGGGCTGAAGGATATGAACTCACGGAAAAAATCCTTTATCGTTTGAGAGGCGAACCCGGGATCAAGGTTATACGGAACGGCGATCCATATCCAACAGGGAACAATACAACTTTCCCGGCGCAGGGCAAGGAAACCTTGAGGCTTGAAAGGTTTCCAGGGGAGATGTTCAAACCATGCCCGGGAACGATTCAGTATATCTGCTGTGGTTATTGGATTCTTCATGGTGCCACAAATTGCCCGATGGATTGCAGCTATTGTATTCTTCAATCCTATTTTGAAAAATCATCCCTATCCGTCTTTATCAACATTGAAAATGAATTGAATGAAATCTGCCGACAAATCGAGAACCATCCCAATAGGATTTTCAGGGTCGGTACCGGGGAGTTCGCCGACAGCCTGGCCCTAGATCCCCTCGTTGGGTGGACACAACTCCTTACCCCCAGGTTTTCACGCCTAAAAAACGCAGTTTTGGAGTTCAAAACAAAAACGGATCAAATCGCGGGATTGCTCTCTTCTCCTTACAGGGACAGAATTATCGTTTCCTGGTCCATGAACAGCCCGTTTATCGTTACGCGGGAGGAGGGCGGCACCTGTTCCCTTAGACGGAGGCTTGAAGCGGCCAAGAGATGCCAGCAAGAGGGTTACGTGATCGGATTCCATTTTGATCCGATAATAGAACATCATCGTTGGCGGGACGGTTACAAGAGGACCATTGAGATGATGGATAAGTATATCGATCCCAGGGGAGTAATCTGGATCAGCCTGGGCACCATGAGATATATGCCCTCCCTGAAATCCATCATCAGGGCACGACATCCTGGATCCCATGTGCTGGACGGAGAATTCATCCCTGGACTGGACGGAAAGATGCGCTATCTGAAAACCATCCGTATCGATATGTATGACTGGATGAAAAGGGAACTGGATCAGTGGAGCAGGGATCTGGGGGTCTACCTGTGCATGGAGAGCGATGAAGTCTGGAAAAGGAGCCTGGGTTGGAGCGTGAAAAATTCAGAGGGGCTCGCCCGATACCTGGATCAACGGGTAAAAATGTTCTTCCCTTGA
- a CDS encoding 3-hydroxyacyl-CoA dehydrogenase family protein translates to MEIKKIGVVGAGTMGNGIAQVAAQNGYDVIMRDIKDEFVERGLKNIEKFLTKSVEKGKIEASEKDAVLSRIKGTTDMNDLKDSDLVVEVVIEDLELKKKVFKELDELCRPEVILASNTSSMSITEIAAATNRPEKVCGMHFFNPVPLMKLVEIIRGVATSDETIAVCTELAQKMGKITVEVKKDSPGFIVNRCMIPHMIEAIRIVEEGVASIEDVDTAVKNGLNYPMGPFELMDLTGIDIAYFVTEYFFKELNKELKWAAPTLMKNMIRANKLGRKTGAGWYDYGK, encoded by the coding sequence ATGGAGATCAAAAAGATCGGTGTTGTCGGTGCCGGAACCATGGGGAACGGTATCGCCCAGGTGGCCGCCCAGAACGGTTATGATGTCATCATGCGGGATATCAAGGATGAATTCGTCGAAAGAGGCCTGAAAAATATCGAGAAATTTCTCACCAAGAGCGTTGAAAAAGGAAAGATCGAGGCATCGGAAAAGGACGCCGTCCTGTCCCGGATCAAGGGCACCACTGATATGAATGATCTTAAGGATTCAGACCTTGTGGTTGAAGTGGTCATAGAAGATCTTGAACTCAAAAAAAAGGTCTTCAAGGAACTGGATGAGCTGTGCCGACCCGAGGTCATCCTGGCGTCCAATACGTCATCCATGTCTATCACGGAAATCGCCGCTGCCACAAATCGCCCGGAAAAGGTATGCGGGATGCATTTCTTCAATCCCGTACCCCTCATGAAGCTCGTGGAGATAATCAGGGGCGTTGCAACGAGCGATGAAACGATCGCTGTCTGTACGGAGCTCGCCCAAAAGATGGGTAAAATCACGGTGGAGGTCAAAAAAGACTCCCCTGGGTTCATCGTGAACAGGTGCATGATTCCCCACATGATCGAGGCCATCAGGATCGTGGAGGAAGGCGTTGCCAGCATCGAGGATGTGGACACGGCGGTCAAAAACGGTCTCAATTATCCCATGGGACCCTTTGAATTGATGGACCTTACGGGAATTGACATCGCTTACTTTGTCACTGAATACTTTTTCAAGGAATTGAACAAGGAACTGAAATGGGCGGCTCCCACGCTCATGAAAAACATGATTCGTGCCAACAAGCTCGGCAGGAAAACCGGAGCAGGATGGTATGATTACGGAAAATAG
- a CDS encoding ParB N-terminal domain-containing protein, producing the protein MSFEPDLHSLLQSVKMVGVLNPPILLSNERDRYDVVTGFRRLEVLRELKQKRALCVVLPDGARFSPLDCFRMALFENLTVRRFNEVERSMILTRLLSWVPRDEVVSGYMPLLGLSPRESLLDFYLSLESFERPILVLLSKGLLSIQTARQLFRFNEKDRLAAAKWISNLKLNTNQQVKFIEYIEDISIKHHISIYEILDREPFAGLLQDGALKNIPQQAKRVMRLLREMRFPRLSRIERSFKKKLSRIPLPEGVKITPPSHFEANEYKLEIGFEDLQTLKRKIKEFLANEETLEDMERELREDP; encoded by the coding sequence ATGAGCTTTGAGCCGGATCTACATTCACTCTTACAATCGGTGAAGATGGTGGGCGTTTTGAATCCTCCGATCCTGCTGTCCAACGAGAGGGATCGTTATGATGTCGTGACCGGCTTCAGGAGACTCGAGGTCTTAAGGGAACTCAAACAAAAAAGGGCGCTTTGCGTGGTCCTACCTGATGGGGCCCGTTTTTCCCCACTTGATTGCTTCCGCATGGCGCTCTTTGAGAATCTGACGGTTAGGCGTTTCAACGAAGTTGAAAGATCCATGATACTAACAAGACTCCTATCCTGGGTGCCCCGGGATGAAGTCGTGTCTGGCTATATGCCTTTGCTGGGGCTTTCACCCCGTGAATCACTATTGGATTTTTATTTGTCGTTGGAGAGCTTTGAAAGGCCCATCCTGGTCCTCCTTTCTAAGGGTCTCCTTTCGATCCAAACGGCTCGCCAACTCTTTCGCTTCAATGAAAAAGATCGTTTAGCGGCGGCCAAGTGGATATCAAATTTAAAGTTAAACACGAATCAACAGGTCAAATTTATTGAATACATTGAAGATATTTCCATTAAACATCATATTTCTATATATGAGATTCTCGACAGGGAGCCTTTTGCAGGGCTGTTACAGGATGGTGCCCTGAAGAACATCCCTCAGCAGGCAAAAAGAGTCATGAGGCTTTTACGGGAAATGCGTTTTCCAAGGCTGTCACGGATTGAACGGTCTTTCAAGAAGAAACTTTCCCGGATCCCTCTACCCGAAGGTGTCAAGATAACGCCCCCATCCCATTTTGAAGCCAATGAATACAAGTTGGAAATAGGGTTTGAGGACCTGCAAACGTTGAAGCGAAAGATCAAGGAATTTCTCGCCAACGAGGAGACCCTGGAGGACATGGAAAGGGAGTTAAGGGAGGATCCATGA
- a CDS encoding diguanylate cyclase: MKQDFDYSQESILIVDDDAVLREVFTDLLKALGFSVASVSSGPEALDSLENNDFTFLLTDMKMPEMDGMELIKRVSGTHPDISIIAMTGYSEGYKYVDVINAGASDFIKKPFDLEELEAKIRRILNERNLRRELNRLSITDSLTGLFNQRHFYDRLKDEMVRAKRQKFPLSLILLDLDNFKDYNDTHGHLAGDEVLRSVGRLIQQSIREGVDSAYRYGGDEFAIILVGADLAVAEGIVKRIKESFKAEGDIMASVGYALFEEEMSIKDFVGEADKRLYAAKNARNRSSGD, translated from the coding sequence ATGAAACAGGACTTCGATTACTCGCAAGAATCCATATTGATCGTGGACGATGATGCGGTCCTCAGGGAGGTCTTTACCGACCTGCTGAAAGCCCTCGGCTTTTCTGTGGCCTCGGTCTCCAGCGGCCCGGAGGCACTCGACTCTTTGGAAAACAACGACTTCACCTTTCTCCTTACGGACATGAAGATGCCCGAAATGGATGGGATGGAACTGATCAAGCGGGTTTCCGGGACCCACCCGGATATCAGCATAATTGCAATGACAGGGTATTCAGAAGGATACAAATATGTGGACGTAATTAATGCTGGGGCGAGTGATTTTATAAAAAAGCCTTTTGATCTCGAAGAACTGGAAGCCAAGATCAGGCGTATTCTTAACGAGAGGAACCTCAGGAGAGAGCTCAACCGGCTCTCCATTACGGATTCCCTGACTGGATTGTTCAACCAGCGGCATTTTTACGACCGCCTCAAAGACGAAATGGTGCGGGCAAAGAGGCAAAAATTCCCCTTGTCCCTGATCCTCTTGGACCTGGACAACTTCAAGGATTACAACGACACCCATGGCCACCTTGCTGGAGACGAGGTTCTCAGGAGCGTAGGGAGGCTGATCCAACAAAGTATCCGTGAGGGAGTGGATTCGGCATATCGATATGGAGGAGATGAGTTCGCCATCATTCTGGTTGGCGCCGACTTGGCAGTAGCCGAAGGAATCGTTAAGCGTATTAAGGAATCTTTCAAGGCCGAGGGTGATATTATGGCAAGCGTTGGTTACGCCTTGTTCGAGGAGGAGATGTCGATCAAGGATTTTGTGGGCGAAGCGGATAAGAGGCTTTATGCCGCAAAAAACGCGAGGAACAGGAGTTCGGGAGATTGA
- a CDS encoding hydrogenase iron-sulfur subunit, translating to MTEFEPQILAYCCQYUAYSAADLAGSMRLSYPSNVKVIQVPCTGRVDIIHLLKAIEDGADGVYVAGCLEGECHFINGNIKAKKRVQYVKKTLEEIGIEPERIEMFNLSAGEGTRFAEIATEMVNRIKELGPSPLKIKAAA from the coding sequence ATGACTGAATTCGAACCCCAGATACTGGCCTATTGTTGCCAATACTGAGCTTACTCGGCTGCGGACCTGGCAGGTTCCATGCGACTTTCCTATCCAAGCAATGTCAAGGTCATCCAAGTGCCCTGTACGGGAAGGGTGGACATTATCCATCTTCTCAAGGCTATTGAGGATGGTGCAGACGGCGTTTACGTTGCCGGGTGTCTTGAAGGTGAATGCCACTTCATTAACGGAAACATAAAGGCCAAGAAGCGGGTCCAGTATGTAAAAAAGACACTTGAGGAGATTGGCATCGAACCCGAGCGGATCGAGATGTTCAATCTCTCGGCAGGTGAAGGGACAAGGTTTGCGGAAATCGCTACCGAAATGGTGAATCGAATCAAGGAACTTGGGCCCAGCCCTTTGAAAATAAAAGCTGCGGCATGA
- a CDS encoding FAD-dependent oxidoreductase has translation MNSMKKDTPTGSVMVIGAGIAGIQASLDLADSGYLVHLVEKNSAIGGVMAQLDKTFPTNDCSMCIISPKLVECGRHLNIDLWTMTEVLEVSGEPGRFKVKLLERPRFVDIAKCTACDECAKACPIEVPNLFDEGLRTRKAAYKLYPQAMPSAYAIEKRGTAPCKATCPAHVSIQGYIALINQGKYREALELFKEDHPFPAICGRVCHHPCEGACTRNDVDEPVAIQYLHRFIADLDLSEETRYIPEAQEPREEKIAVIGAGPAGLTAAYSLARQGFSVTVFEKLPVAGGMMAVGIPEYRLPRDIIAAEIQVIESLGVEIKTGVCFGEDITLKTLKEDGFKAVFLATGLHLSRKLNVEGEDLPGILEGVEFLRETALKQEIQLNKKVIVIGGGNVAIDVALSAKRLGAEDITLVCLEKREEMPAWDYEIEEALEEGVKIVNSFGPKRFIEKDGRVAAVEFKRCTAVFDEKGAFNPRYDDSDLITLEAGTVITAIGQAPDLSFAEREGIRTTPRGGLDADPVTLQTPLEWVFAGGDALYGPKSVVEAVACGKEAAESIRRYLNGEDLSEGRTREWNYEKPDVEGEALSPRTPMRVRPVKDREGNFEEVALGFSEEEARNEALRCLKCGICSECYQCVSACLAGAVDHSMQPREHTVEVGAIVLAPGFKTFDPTQYETYNYATHPNVVTSLEFERILSASGPFEGHLVRPSDHKEPQKIAWLQCVGSRDINRCDHGYCSAVCCMYAIKEAVIAKEHSPGPLDTAIFYMDMRTYGKDFEKYYNRAEQESGVRFIRSRIHSITPVEDGNLKIQYATEDGEPQEEVFDMVVLSVGLSPLEEIGELAERLGITLNHHHYAETGSFTPVATSREGIYVCGVFQAPKDIPQSVMEASASAAAATQDLAEARGSLTRTKELPPELDVSGQEPRVGVFVCNCGINIGGIADVAAVREYAKTLPNVVHVEDNLFTCSQDTQDKMKEVIKEKGINRVVVASCSPRTHEPLFQETIRDAGLNKYLFEMANIRDQNTWVHMNEPEKATQKAKDLVRMAVAKATLIEPLQQVTLEVKPAALIVGGGVAGMEAALGVAEQGCQAYLVEKTGELGGVARRLRKTWRGEEVSKYLNDLIQKVEKHPRIRVFLETEVKESSGVIGNFTTTLISGNGSGSTTIIEHGSTILATGGKEYKPAEYLYGQHPNVLTHLDLDEAIMKGDGRISAAKTAVFIQCVGSRIPERPYCSKVCCTHSLESALELKKINPEMNVYILYRDLRSYGFREDLYRKARENGVLFIRYDLEALPEVTSDGKGALSLRVRDHVLGRPVSLSPDLLILAAAILPNENKELFELFKVPINGEGFLIEAHMKLRPVDFASEGLFMAGLAHYPKPIDETITQAKAAVARTMTILSKEVILVGGVVATVNSDRCAACLTCVRTCPYGAPRIGEEGYAIIDPAECRGCGACVAECPGKAISLQHFTDEQIIAKTDALFQVAAD, from the coding sequence ATGAATTCCATGAAAAAGGATACACCAACTGGATCGGTTATGGTCATAGGCGCCGGTATCGCCGGCATCCAGGCTTCACTGGATTTGGCGGATTCCGGATATCTCGTTCACCTGGTGGAAAAAAATTCCGCTATCGGTGGGGTCATGGCCCAGTTGGACAAAACCTTCCCCACCAATGACTGCTCCATGTGTATCATATCCCCGAAGCTGGTGGAATGCGGGAGACATTTGAATATTGACCTGTGGACCATGACGGAGGTGCTGGAGGTTTCTGGCGAACCCGGCCGCTTCAAGGTCAAGCTCCTCGAACGACCGCGATTCGTGGATATAGCCAAGTGCACGGCGTGTGATGAGTGCGCCAAGGCCTGCCCCATCGAGGTCCCGAATCTCTTTGATGAGGGACTCCGGACCCGAAAAGCGGCTTACAAGCTCTATCCCCAGGCCATGCCCAGCGCCTATGCCATCGAAAAGAGGGGAACGGCCCCTTGTAAGGCCACCTGCCCTGCCCATGTCAGCATCCAGGGTTATATCGCGTTGATCAACCAGGGGAAATACCGGGAGGCACTGGAACTGTTCAAGGAGGATCATCCGTTCCCCGCGATCTGCGGTCGTGTGTGCCATCATCCCTGCGAAGGGGCCTGCACCAGGAACGATGTAGATGAACCCGTCGCCATCCAGTATCTCCACCGTTTCATTGCGGATCTGGATCTTTCCGAGGAAACCCGCTATATCCCCGAGGCTCAAGAGCCGAGAGAAGAAAAGATCGCCGTTATCGGAGCGGGGCCAGCAGGGCTGACCGCGGCCTATTCCTTGGCCCGGCAAGGGTTTTCTGTCACGGTTTTTGAAAAATTGCCGGTGGCTGGAGGGATGATGGCCGTAGGGATTCCTGAGTACCGCCTCCCCCGCGATATCATCGCTGCAGAAATCCAGGTGATCGAGTCCCTGGGGGTGGAAATCAAAACAGGAGTCTGTTTCGGTGAAGATATCACCCTGAAGACCTTGAAGGAGGATGGATTCAAGGCTGTCTTCTTGGCTACCGGGCTTCATCTCAGCCGCAAACTGAATGTAGAGGGTGAAGATCTTCCTGGAATCCTGGAGGGCGTGGAATTTCTTAGGGAAACGGCTCTCAAGCAGGAAATTCAGCTGAACAAAAAAGTCATCGTGATCGGTGGTGGAAACGTTGCCATCGACGTGGCCCTTTCGGCCAAAAGGCTGGGTGCGGAGGATATTACACTGGTTTGCCTGGAGAAGCGGGAAGAGATGCCTGCCTGGGACTACGAGATCGAAGAGGCCCTGGAGGAAGGTGTAAAAATCGTAAACAGCTTCGGTCCCAAGCGTTTCATTGAGAAGGACGGACGAGTCGCAGCCGTTGAATTCAAGCGGTGTACGGCGGTCTTCGATGAAAAGGGTGCATTTAATCCTCGCTATGATGATTCCGACCTCATCACCCTCGAGGCCGGAACCGTCATCACTGCCATCGGACAGGCCCCGGACCTCTCCTTTGCCGAGAGGGAGGGCATCCGGACGACTCCCAGGGGTGGATTGGATGCTGATCCCGTGACCCTGCAGACCCCCCTCGAATGGGTCTTTGCCGGGGGAGACGCCCTCTATGGCCCCAAGTCCGTTGTTGAAGCCGTCGCCTGCGGAAAGGAGGCCGCAGAGAGCATCAGGCGTTACCTCAACGGTGAAGATCTTTCAGAAGGCAGGACCCGCGAATGGAACTACGAGAAGCCCGATGTTGAGGGAGAGGCCCTTTCCCCCAGAACACCCATGCGGGTGAGGCCCGTCAAAGACAGGGAGGGCAACTTCGAGGAAGTGGCCCTCGGATTCAGCGAGGAAGAGGCAAGGAACGAGGCCCTGCGTTGTCTGAAATGCGGTATCTGTTCCGAGTGTTACCAATGTGTTTCCGCCTGTCTGGCCGGGGCCGTCGATCATTCCATGCAACCAAGGGAACACACCGTCGAGGTGGGAGCCATCGTACTGGCACCCGGATTCAAGACCTTCGATCCGACACAATACGAGACCTATAACTACGCAACTCATCCCAATGTGGTCACCAGCCTGGAATTCGAGCGGATCCTGTCGGCATCGGGCCCTTTCGAGGGGCACCTAGTAAGACCCTCGGACCACAAGGAACCGCAAAAGATCGCGTGGCTCCAGTGCGTGGGATCCCGGGATATCAATCGGTGTGACCACGGGTACTGCTCGGCTGTCTGTTGTATGTACGCGATCAAGGAAGCGGTGATCGCCAAGGAACACAGCCCCGGTCCCCTGGATACGGCCATCTTCTATATGGACATGAGGACCTATGGGAAGGATTTCGAAAAATACTACAACCGGGCCGAACAGGAGAGCGGCGTCCGTTTCATCCGATCCAGAATCCACTCCATCACGCCGGTCGAGGACGGCAACCTCAAGATTCAATATGCTACGGAAGACGGGGAACCCCAAGAGGAAGTCTTCGATATGGTCGTGCTCTCCGTCGGGCTCTCTCCCCTCGAAGAGATAGGTGAACTGGCGGAACGTCTGGGTATCACCCTGAATCATCACCATTATGCCGAGACCGGAAGTTTCACGCCTGTGGCCACGAGCCGCGAAGGGATCTATGTTTGCGGTGTTTTCCAGGCCCCCAAAGACATTCCCCAATCGGTGATGGAGGCATCCGCCTCCGCCGCTGCGGCAACGCAAGACCTTGCCGAGGCAAGGGGCTCCCTGACCCGGACAAAGGAGCTGCCCCCGGAACTCGATGTCTCCGGACAGGAACCCCGGGTCGGGGTCTTTGTGTGTAATTGCGGCATCAACATCGGAGGTATCGCCGACGTAGCCGCTGTGAGGGAATACGCCAAAACCCTGCCGAATGTGGTCCACGTGGAGGATAACCTCTTCACCTGCTCCCAGGACACCCAGGACAAGATGAAAGAGGTCATTAAGGAAAAAGGGATCAACCGCGTCGTGGTGGCCTCCTGTTCGCCCCGCACCCATGAGCCCCTTTTCCAGGAAACGATCCGGGACGCGGGATTGAACAAGTACCTTTTTGAGATGGCCAACATCAGGGACCAAAACACCTGGGTTCACATGAACGAACCGGAAAAAGCCACCCAGAAGGCCAAGGATCTGGTCCGTATGGCCGTAGCCAAGGCGACATTGATCGAACCGCTCCAGCAGGTAACGCTTGAAGTCAAACCTGCTGCATTAATCGTGGGCGGAGGAGTAGCCGGCATGGAAGCCGCCCTGGGCGTGGCGGAACAGGGTTGCCAAGCCTACCTGGTTGAGAAGACCGGCGAACTTGGAGGGGTTGCCAGAAGGCTCCGGAAGACCTGGAGGGGCGAAGAAGTCTCCAAATACCTCAATGACTTGATCCAAAAGGTGGAAAAACATCCCAGGATCCGGGTCTTTCTGGAAACGGAGGTCAAGGAAAGCTCCGGCGTCATCGGTAATTTTACCACCACCCTCATCTCCGGGAATGGTTCGGGTTCCACCACCATCATCGAACACGGTTCAACCATCCTGGCCACAGGTGGAAAAGAATACAAACCGGCTGAATACCTTTACGGCCAACACCCCAATGTATTGACACACCTGGACCTTGACGAAGCCATCATGAAGGGGGACGGCCGGATCTCTGCGGCGAAGACGGCGGTCTTCATCCAATGCGTCGGTTCCAGGATTCCCGAAAGGCCTTACTGCAGCAAGGTGTGTTGCACCCACAGCCTGGAGAGCGCCCTGGAGCTCAAGAAAATAAATCCCGAAATGAATGTCTACATCCTTTATAGGGATCTTCGTTCTTACGGCTTCAGGGAGGACCTGTATCGAAAGGCAAGAGAAAACGGAGTCCTTTTCATCAGGTACGATCTCGAGGCATTACCGGAGGTAACGAGCGATGGAAAGGGGGCCCTTTCCCTCAGGGTCAGAGACCATGTACTGGGCCGTCCTGTTTCTCTGTCTCCAGACCTTCTGATTCTTGCCGCAGCTATTTTACCAAATGAAAACAAAGAATTATTTGAATTATTTAAAGTACCGATCAATGGTGAGGGATTTCTCATTGAGGCCCACATGAAGCTCAGGCCCGTGGATTTTGCCTCTGAGGGGCTTTTCATGGCGGGACTGGCCCATTACCCAAAACCTATTGACGAAACCATCACCCAGGCCAAGGCCGCCGTGGCTCGGACCATGACCATCCTTTCAAAGGAGGTAATCCTTGTTGGGGGCGTGGTGGCGACGGTGAATTCCGACCGTTGCGCCGCGTGTTTGACTTGCGTAAGGACATGTCCTTATGGGGCTCCAAGAATCGGCGAGGAAGGATATGCAATCATTGATCCTGCGGAATGCAGGGGCTGCGGTGCCTGCGTAGCCGAATGTCCCGGCAAGGCGATCAGCCTCCAGCACTTTACTGATGAACAGATTATCGCCAAGACCGATGCCCTTTTCCAGGTTGCAGCGGACTAG
- a CDS encoding AURKAIP1/COX24 domain-containing protein codes for MGSVVKKRRKKIRKHKYRKMRKLMRHKNK; via the coding sequence ATGGGAAGCGTAGTGAAGAAGCGCCGCAAAAAGATCCGGAAACACAAGTATCGAAAAATGAGAAAATTGATGCGTCACAAGAATAAGTAA
- a CDS encoding NifU family protein, producing the protein MLKEKVEAALEKVRPSLQADGGDVQLVDVDENGVVKVKLQGSCAGCPMSQMTLKMGIEKMLKQNVPEVTRVESV; encoded by the coding sequence ATGCTTAAGGAAAAGGTCGAAGCCGCCCTGGAAAAGGTGCGACCCTCATTGCAGGCGGATGGGGGAGACGTTCAGCTCGTGGACGTTGATGAAAACGGGGTGGTAAAGGTAAAATTGCAGGGCTCCTGTGCGGGGTGTCCGATGTCTCAGATGACCCTGAAAATGGGTATCGAGAAGATGCTCAAGCAGAATGTTCCTGAAGTCACGAGAGTTGAATCTGTTTAA